A window of candidate division KSB1 bacterium contains these coding sequences:
- a CDS encoding YeeE/YedE family protein, with amino-acid sequence MPEPQEKYWSPYLAGVVLGLVLLATFVIMGRGLGASGALMRVTTYAVDQVSPGLVDNNPYLAQYAGGNKNPLQDWLVFEVIGVIVGGLLSGLLAGRIRFLTDRGPRFSAAGRLVFAFLGGGLMGFGARLAQGCTSGQALTGGATLAFGSWAFMMTMFAAAYALAYFVRRQWI; translated from the coding sequence ATGCCAGAACCCCAAGAGAAATACTGGTCGCCCTATCTCGCCGGCGTGGTGCTCGGCCTGGTGTTGCTGGCGACCTTCGTGATCATGGGCCGCGGTTTGGGCGCCTCCGGCGCGCTGATGCGCGTGACCACTTATGCGGTCGATCAAGTCAGCCCCGGCCTGGTGGACAACAATCCCTACCTGGCGCAGTATGCCGGTGGCAACAAGAACCCCTTGCAGGATTGGCTGGTGTTCGAGGTCATCGGTGTGATCGTCGGCGGCCTGCTCTCCGGCCTGCTGGCCGGGCGGATTCGCTTCCTCACGGATCGCGGTCCGCGCTTCTCCGCCGCCGGGCGGCTGGTGTTCGCCTTTCTTGGCGGCGGTCTGATGGGCTTCGGTGCGCGCCTGGCGCAGGGCTGCACCAGCGGCCAGGCTCTCACCGGCGGTGCCACGCTCGCGTTCGGCAGTTGGGCCTTCATGATGACGATGTTCGCCGCAGCCTATGCCCTCGCCTATTTCGTGCGCCGACAGTGGATATGA
- the nrfD gene encoding polysulfide reductase NrfD: MPELDVTSGRNMHLIHPHLTIWGWEIPLYLFLGGLVAGILFFSALYFLRGKAEELPTVVRVTPLFAPFLLALGLLALFLDLEYKLHVFRFYTNIRLESPMSWGSWTLAVIFPLSVIWAGMHVDHVFPRWRWPWPWLEKLLLFFKRYARAVAWLLIVYAALLGMYTGILLSAFNARPFWNSAILGPLFLVSGLSTGLALNLLLSHREGEKHLLGRLDVMAISVELFLIIHLFMGFLASTQVHIDAAKLFLGGPYTASFWVFVVGLGLLLPMVIELLELRGEVLPTRIPALLVLFGGLLLRFIVVEAGQVSHWSMGM; encoded by the coding sequence ATGCCCGAACTCGATGTCACCAGCGGCAGAAACATGCACCTGATCCATCCCCATCTCACCATCTGGGGGTGGGAAATTCCGCTCTATTTGTTTCTCGGCGGCCTGGTCGCCGGCATCCTCTTCTTTTCCGCGCTCTACTTCCTGCGCGGCAAGGCCGAGGAGCTGCCGACCGTCGTGCGCGTGACGCCACTGTTTGCCCCGTTCCTGCTCGCCCTGGGTTTGCTGGCTCTCTTTCTCGATCTCGAATACAAGCTGCACGTCTTCCGCTTCTACACCAACATCCGCCTGGAATCGCCGATGTCCTGGGGCTCGTGGACGCTCGCGGTGATTTTCCCCCTGAGCGTGATCTGGGCGGGGATGCATGTGGATCACGTCTTTCCCCGCTGGCGCTGGCCTTGGCCCTGGCTGGAAAAACTGCTGCTCTTCTTCAAACGATATGCGCGTGCCGTGGCCTGGTTGCTGATCGTTTATGCGGCGCTGCTCGGCATGTACACCGGCATCTTGCTCAGTGCCTTCAATGCCCGCCCGTTTTGGAACTCCGCCATCCTCGGGCCCCTGTTCCTGGTTTCCGGTCTGTCAACGGGTTTGGCGCTGAATCTCCTGCTCTCGCACAGGGAAGGAGAAAAACATTTGCTCGGCCGCCTGGACGTGATGGCCATCAGCGTCGAGCTGTTTCTGATCATTCATTTGTTCATGGGATTTCTCGCCTCCACGCAGGTGCATATCGACGCCGCGAAACTTTTCCTGGGCGGCCCCTACACCGCCAGTTTCTGGGTGTTCGTGGTGGGCCTGGGCCTGTTGCTGCCCATGGTGATTGAGCTGCTCGAACTGCGCGGCGAAGTCCTGCCAACCCGCATTCCGGCCCTGCTGGTCTTGTTTGGCGGCTTGCTGCTGCGCTTCATCGTTGTCGAAGCCGGCCAGGTGAGTCATTGGAGCATGGGGATGTAA
- a CDS encoding molybdopterin-dependent oxidoreductase, which yields MSSKLSRRDFIKISGLGLGAAAAGGGALKALFEANRHDMPTVPALTGFRNGPVTLTPTVCEICFWQCAGWVHTVNGQPWKITGNPADPNCNGRLCPRGTGGLGAYLDADRLRTPLIRTEVRGRQKFREASWEEAFAYIADKMKKIAAEHGPECLALFTHGSGGAYFKHLLRAFGSDNVAAPSYAQCRGPREEAYMLTFGDEIGSPERTDMQNTRCLVLIGSHLGENMHNTQVQEFAEAVANGATVITVDPRFSVAASKSKYWLPIRPATDTALLLAWIHVIIEEELYDREYVEKYTVGFAELKAAVQHNTPEWAHPITTIPPEVIRQTAREMARHRPATLVHPGRHVTWYGDDTQRVRAGAILNALLGSWGRRGGFYFPNKAEVPAYPHPPYPRPKRTWRDAFPDKYPLANLALANGICEATIPSATRDCNFKGWIVYGTNLMLTLPEPQKTITAIQHLDLLVVIDIMPAEITGWADVVLPECSYLERYDDLRILPGRVPSIALRAPAFAPRFNSKPAWWMAKELARHLGLEAYFPWQNFEEYLEARLRPLGTSLAEMKKKGVLVLENQRQPLYLAEGAAHVFDTPSGKIELASSQLAEMGFDAVPKYQPHEEPPEGYYRLIYGRAPTHTFGRTTNNPILAETMSENEVWVNPVVARRNGIHNGDYVVLVNQDGVRSNKVKAKVTERIRHDCVYLVHGFGHTDRRMRRTYLRGADDTGLMTRVKIDPIMGGTGMRVNFVTLETAST from the coding sequence GGGCGCCGCGGCAGCAGGCGGCGGTGCACTCAAAGCCCTTTTCGAGGCCAACCGGCACGACATGCCCACCGTCCCGGCGCTCACCGGTTTCAGGAACGGCCCGGTGACGCTGACGCCCACGGTCTGCGAGATCTGTTTCTGGCAGTGCGCCGGCTGGGTGCATACGGTCAACGGCCAGCCGTGGAAGATCACCGGCAATCCGGCGGATCCCAATTGCAACGGCCGGCTTTGCCCGCGCGGCACCGGCGGTCTGGGCGCCTATCTTGATGCAGACCGCCTGCGCACGCCGCTGATTCGCACAGAAGTGCGCGGCCGGCAGAAGTTTCGTGAAGCCTCGTGGGAGGAGGCTTTCGCCTATATCGCCGACAAGATGAAAAAGATCGCCGCCGAGCATGGCCCGGAGTGCCTCGCGCTGTTCACGCACGGCTCCGGCGGTGCCTACTTCAAACACTTGCTGCGTGCCTTTGGTTCGGATAACGTGGCAGCGCCTTCCTATGCCCAGTGCCGCGGGCCGCGCGAAGAGGCCTACATGCTCACCTTTGGCGATGAGATCGGCTCGCCCGAGCGCACCGACATGCAAAACACCAGGTGCCTGGTGTTGATCGGCAGCCACCTGGGCGAAAACATGCACAACACCCAGGTGCAGGAATTTGCGGAGGCGGTGGCCAACGGCGCCACGGTGATCACCGTCGACCCGCGCTTCTCGGTGGCGGCCAGCAAGTCCAAATACTGGCTGCCGATTCGCCCCGCCACTGACACCGCGCTGCTGCTGGCGTGGATTCACGTCATCATCGAGGAGGAGCTCTACGACAGGGAGTATGTGGAAAAATACACGGTGGGCTTCGCCGAGCTGAAGGCGGCGGTGCAACACAACACGCCGGAGTGGGCCCACCCCATCACCACCATCCCGCCGGAGGTCATTCGTCAGACCGCGCGCGAGATGGCACGCCATCGCCCGGCAACCCTGGTGCATCCCGGCCGCCATGTGACCTGGTATGGCGATGACACGCAGCGGGTGCGTGCCGGCGCCATTCTCAATGCGCTGCTCGGCAGTTGGGGCCGTCGCGGCGGTTTCTATTTCCCCAACAAAGCCGAGGTGCCCGCTTATCCGCATCCGCCCTATCCCAGGCCGAAACGCACCTGGCGGGACGCCTTTCCCGACAAATATCCCCTGGCCAACCTCGCGCTGGCCAATGGCATTTGTGAAGCGACCATCCCCTCGGCAACGCGCGATTGCAACTTCAAGGGATGGATCGTGTATGGCACCAATCTCATGCTCACCCTGCCGGAGCCGCAAAAGACCATCACGGCGATTCAGCATCTCGATCTGCTGGTGGTCATTGACATCATGCCGGCGGAGATCACCGGCTGGGCGGACGTGGTGCTGCCGGAATGCTCCTATCTCGAACGTTATGATGACTTGCGCATCCTGCCCGGCCGCGTGCCCAGCATTGCGCTGCGTGCCCCGGCTTTTGCACCGCGCTTCAATTCCAAACCCGCCTGGTGGATGGCGAAGGAGCTGGCCCGCCATCTCGGCCTCGAGGCCTATTTCCCCTGGCAGAATTTTGAAGAATATCTCGAGGCCCGCCTGCGGCCGCTCGGCACCAGCCTGGCGGAGATGAAAAAGAAGGGCGTGCTGGTGCTGGAAAATCAGCGCCAGCCGCTTTACCTCGCCGAGGGTGCGGCACATGTCTTCGACACGCCCAGCGGCAAGATCGAGCTGGCTTCCAGCCAACTTGCGGAAATGGGCTTCGACGCCGTGCCGAAATACCAGCCGCACGAGGAGCCGCCCGAGGGGTATTACCGGTTGATCTATGGCCGCGCCCCGACGCACACATTCGGCCGCACCACCAACAATCCCATACTCGCCGAAACCATGAGCGAGAATGAAGTCTGGGTCAATCCCGTGGTGGCCCGGCGCAACGGCATCCACAACGGCGATTATGTGGTGCTGGTGAATCAGGACGGCGTGCGCAGCAACAAAGTGAAAGCCAAAGTGACCGAGCGCATCCGCCATGACTGTGTTTACCTGGTGCACGGTTTCGGCCACACCGACCGGCGCATGCGCCGCACCTATCTGCGCGGCGCCGATGACACCGGCCTGATGACGCGCGTGAAAATCGATCCCATCATGGGCGGCACCGGCATGCGCGTCAATTTCGTCACCCTTGAAACAGCAAGCACCTGA